The proteins below are encoded in one region of Vanessa tameamea isolate UH-Manoa-2023 chromosome Z, ilVanTame1 primary haplotype, whole genome shotgun sequence:
- the LOC113403964 gene encoding paramyosin, long form, translating into MSAVAKTSKYTYRSSGGGTTDVNIEYSADLSALSRLEDKIRLLQDDLESERELRQRIEREKADLSVQVIQLSERLEEAEGGAESQFEINRKRDTELTKLRKLLEDVHLESEETAHLLKKKHQEIVVDFQEQIDKLTHSKTRVEKEKAKFQAEVYELLAQVENVTKEKITVIKTCERLEINISELHVKIEELNRTIVDITSHKQRLSQENVELVKEVQDLKVNIENVVYLRSQLASQLEDARRKIEDDERRRSLLEANLHQVEIDLESVRVQLEEESEARLDLERQLVKSNGELQHWRSKFEAEAAARAEEIEEIRRKYSIRIQEQEEQIETLIAKISSVEKQKSRLQSEVEVLIIDLEKANGTARELQKRTEQLERVNIEIKSRLEETVQLYEQSQRDLRNKQTEIQRISHELDKTREQKDALGRENKKLGDDLHDARANLTELTRRLHELEIELRRLENEREELTAAYKEAEAGRKAEEQRSMRLTTEFGQFRHEAERRLQEKEEEIESIRKQTSIEIEQLSARVVEAETRLKTEVTRIKKKLQIQITELELSLDVANKTNIDLQKTIKKQSLQLTEIQSHYDEVQRQLQVTLDQYGVAQRRIQSLTGEVEEIRGNYEQALRAKRTIEQSYEEAQTRINELTVINVNLSSSKAKIEQELAVVAADYDEITKELRVADERYQRVQTELKHTVEHLHEEQERIVKIEAIKKSLEIEVKNISVRLEEVEANAIVGGKRIISKLEARIKDMELEMDEEKRRHAETIKILRKKERQLKEVIIQCEEDQKNISLLQDSLEKCSQKVNIYKRQLTEQEGVSQQSVTRVRRFQRELEAAEDRADVAESNLSLIRAKHRTFVTTSTVPGSQVYLVQESRALSTE; encoded by the exons ATGTCCGCCGTGGCGAAGACTTCCAAGTACACCTACCGCAGCAGCGGCGGTGGCACCACCGACGTTAACATCGAGTACAGCGCCGACCTGAGTGCTCTCTCCAGGCTGGAG GACAAGATCCGTCTCCTCCAAGATGATCTGGAATCCGAAAGGGAGCTACGTCAGAGG ATCGAAAGGGAGAAGGCAGATTTGAGCGTGCAAGTTATCCAGCTCTCCGAGAGGCTAGAAGAGGCTGAAGGCGGAGCTGAAAGCCAG TTCGAGATCAACAGAAAACGTGATACCGAGTTGACCAAACTCCGTAAACTTCTGGAAGATGTCCACCTGGAGTCCGAAGAGACCGCTCACCTGCTCAAGAAGAAGCACCAGGAGATCGTGGTTGACTTCCAGGAACAGATCGACAAACTCACCCACAGCAAAACCAG GGTCGAGAAAGAGAAGGCTAAATTCCAAGCTGAAGTTTACGAGCTGTTGGCCCAAGTGGAGAACGTAACCAAGGAAAAAATTACAGTCATCAAAACTTGCGAAAGACTCGAAATCAATATCAGTGAACTCCACGTTAAGATCGAAGAGCTAAACCGCACAATTGTTGACATCACATCGCACAAGCAGCGCCTGTCACAGGAGAATGTTGAGCTCGTCAAGGAAGTTCAGGACCTTAAG GTGAACATTGAGAACGTGGTGTACCTTAGGAGCCAGCTCGCTAGCCAGCTCGAGGACGCGCGTCGCAAGATTGAGGATGACGAGAGAAGGCGCTCTCTGCTTGAGGCCAACCTGCACCAG gttgAAATTGACTTGGAATCTGTCCGCGTACAATTGGAAGAGGAATCTGAGGCTCGTTTGGATCTTGAGCGTCAACTGGTTAAGTCCAATGGCGAACTTCAGCACTGGAGGTCCAAGTTCGAAGCTGAGGCTGCGGCAAGAGCCGAGGAGATTGAAGAGATCCGTCGCAAGTACTCTATCCGCATCCAGGAACAGGAAGAACAAATTGAGACCCTTATCGCCAAGATTAGCAGCGTTGAGAAGCAGAAGTCGCGCCTTCAGTCTGAG GTTGAGGTACTCATCATCGACCTTGAGAAGGCTAATGGAACAGCCCGGGAGCTGCAGAAGAGGACTGAGCAGTTGGAACGCGTTAACATCGAAATCAAGTCGCGCCTTGAAGAGACGGTGCAGCTTTATGAGCAGAGCCAGCGCGACCTGCGCAACAAGCAGACCGAGATCCAGCGCATCTCGCACGAGCTCGACAAAACTCGTGAACAGAAAGATGCCCTCGGTCGCGAAAACAAGAAACTGGGTG ACGATTTGCACGACGCCCGCGCCAATCTCACTGAGTTGACCCGCCGTCTTCACGAGCTCGAAATCGAGCTGCGCCGTCTTGAGAACGAGCGAGAAGAACTCACCGCCGCCTACAAGGAAGCTGAAGCC GGTCGTAAAGCCGAGGAGCAGCGCTCTATGAGGCTGACAACCGAGTTTGGCCAGTTCCGTCACGAGGCCGAACGTCGCCTCCAGGAGAAGGAAGAAGAAATTGAGTCCATCCG CAAACAGACCAGCATTGAAATCGAGCAGCTGAGCGCTCGTGTTGTTGAGGCTGAAACCAGGCTCAAGACTGAAGTGACTCGCATCAAGAAGAAGCTTCAGATCCAGATCACAGAACTCGAGCTGTCGCTTGATGTTGCTAACAAGACCAACATTGATCTTCAGAAGACCATCAAGAAACAATCTCTGCAG CTCACCGAGATCCAATCTCACTACGATGAGGTCCAGAGGCAACTGCAAGTAACCCTTGACCAGTATGGTGTCGCTCAGCGCAGAATTCAGTCGCTCACCGGTGAGGTTGAAGAAATCCGTGGCAATTATGAACAG gCCCTCCGTGCCAAGCGCACTATTGAACAGTCTTACGAAGAGGCACAGACCCGTATCAATGAGCTCACAGTCATCAACGTCAACCTGTCTAGCAGCAAGGCTAAGATCGAACAAGAACTTGCCGTGGTTGCCGCTGACTACGACGAGATTACCAAAGAGCTGCGCGTAGCTGACGAAAGATACCAACGCGTCCAG ACTGAATTAAAACACACCGTAGAACACTTGCACGAGGAACAAGAAAGGATCGTCAAGATTGAAGCCATCAAGAAGTCTCTCGAAATTGAAGTTAAG AACATCTCTGTGCGTCTGGAGGAAGTTGAAGCGAATGCCATTGTTGGAGGCAAGCGCATCATCAGCAAACTTGAAGCCCGTATCAAGGATATGGAACTGGAAATGGACGAAGAAAAGAGGAGGCACGCTGAGACCATCAAGATCCTCCGCAAAAAGGAGCGTCAGCTCAAGGAAGTCATCATTCAATGCGAGGAAGACCAGAAGAACATCTCCCTTCTTCAAGATTCCTTGGAAAAATGCTCTCAGAAGGTCAACATCTACAAGAGGCAGTTGACGGAAcag GAGGGCGTTTCTCAACAAAGCGTAACGAGGGTACGCCGATTCCAGCGTGAACTGGAAGCCGCAGAGGACCGTGCCGATGTTGCCGAGAGCAATCTCTCGCTCATCCGTGCCAAGCACCGCACCTTCGTCACCACCTCCACGGTGCCTGGCTCCCAAGTATACTTGGTCCAGGAGTCCCGCGCTCTCAGCACGGAGTGA